The following proteins are co-located in the Bos indicus isolate NIAB-ARS_2022 breed Sahiwal x Tharparkar chromosome 8, NIAB-ARS_B.indTharparkar_mat_pri_1.0, whole genome shotgun sequence genome:
- the DMRT2 gene encoding doublesex- and mab-3-related transcription factor 2 isoform X2: MRKRRAFADKELENIMLEREYKEREMLEASQAAALFLPNRMVHGSEYSSYKSAYSPTPVEPPSKDFCNFLPTCLDLTMQYSGSGNMELISSNVSVATTYRQYPLSSRLLVWPKCGPISDTVLYQQCLLNTTTSVQALKPGTSWDLKGVRLQDGLGADHDMMPPKLEGSLVLPHTPEGHILRSDLQGHQALPERSAFSPPRRNFSPVVDTDTLAAQGHVLTKISKESTRHPLPLKHNPFHSLFQQTHNDKSGPELKTSSVKEAFEEGPKKPRECLVKENQKYTFTIDRCAKDLFVAKQVGTKLSVNEPLSFSVESILKRPSSAITHVSQ, encoded by the coding sequence ATGAGGAAAAGGCGGGCCTTTGCTGATAAAGAGTTGGAGAACATTATGCTGGAGAGAGAATATAAAGAGAGGGAGATGTTGGAAGCTTCCCAAGCTGCTGCCTTATTCCTGCCCAACCGCATGGTGCATGGTTCTGAGTACAGCTCCTACAAAAGCGCCTACAGCCCTACCCCAGTGGAACCACCAAGCAAAGACTTCTGCAATTTTTTGCCCACCTGCCTTGATCTCACCATGCAGTATTCAGGCTCTGGGAATATGGAACTGATTTCTTCTAATGTCAGCGTGGCCACGACTTACAGACAGTATCCCCTCTCCTCGAGACTTTTAGTTTGGCCCAAGTGTGGCCCCATTAGTGACACCGTCCTCTACCAGCAGTGCCTGCTGAACACTACCACGTCAGTTCAGGCCCTGAAGCCTGGGACCAGCTGGGACTTGAAGGGAGTACGACTGCAGGATGGACTTGGAGCAGATCATGACATGATGCCACCGAAATTGGAAGGCTCTCTGGTGCTGCCTCACACTCCTGAGGGCCACATCTTAAGAAGTGACCTTCAGGGTCACCAGGCCCTCCCGGAGAGGTCTGCGTTCTCCCCACCCCGACGGAATTTCTCGCCCGTTGTTGACACGGACACCCTGGCAGCTCAAGGGCACGTCTTAACCAAGATCAGCAAAGAAAGCACCAGGCACCCTCTGCCACTTAAACATAATCCATTCCACTCATTATTCCAACAAACTCATAATGACAAATCAGGTCCCGAGTTGAAAACATCATCTGTCAAAGAGGCCTTTGAAGAGGGCCCTAAGAAACCCAGGGAGTGTTTAGTCAAGGAGAACCAGAAATACACATTTACAATAGATAGATGTGCAAAAGACCTTTTCGTAGCCAAACAAGTCGGAACAAAACTCTCAGTGAATGAACCCCTGTCATTTTCTGTTGAGTCTATTCTTAAGAGGCCTTCATCTGCCATCACTCATGTCTCTCAGTGA